The region GTTCAAGCGACTCAGCGTCTTCCCAATCAGATTTAGCTTTGTCAAAAAGTTGAGCTGGGTTTTTAACAGGTTCTTTAACTACGGTAACTTTTTTTTCAGGCAGATTATATTCTTTGGGGTGTTGAGAAGGTTTGACAGTTTTATTTTCAATTACAGATTCATCAAACAGATCGTCACCAAAAATGTCCTGCTGATCTTTGAGTGCTTCGATTATTTTTTTCTTTGTTGAATCCATTAGAAATTGAATAATTTAAAAAAACTATAAAATGCTATTTGCTCTGATAAAAAAAGAAATGTCATCCTGCTGCTGCAAGATGACATATAATCCGGTTAAAACAGGGATTTATTTTTTATACTTAAATTTAATCTGACCATCAAGCAATTCATCAAGCGCCTGAAGATGGGGTTTTGGTCTCTTTTCATATTCAAGAGCCATCTTTAACTGAGCCGGGTTTGTTACATCTTCAGCTTCATCGTCGCTGCCTGTAACAGGTATTGTATTTAGAAGAGCATTAAACTCGATTTTATTTTCTGAGTTTATTTGTCTTGCTCTTCTAGCGGCAACAATAATAGCT is a window of Ignavibacterium sp. DNA encoding:
- the rpoZ gene encoding DNA-directed RNA polymerase subunit omega: MNLSPIDLREIDERAENVYEAIIVAARRARQINSENKIEFNALLNTIPVTGSDDEAEDVTNPAQLKMALEYEKRPKPHLQALDELLDGQIKFKYKK